CCTATCTACAAAAACTATTGTTGCCTTCAACAATGCTTTTCAATCCCTATCACGGTAGGGTTATAAATAACTTAATTTATAGTTATTATCCAACAACCTGGCGCAGGTCAAGACTTGAAGATCCTGGTTCAAATGCAGTGCGCGATTCTTTGAATGTGGGGTATCAGTTATGCCATGTATCTGCACATGGAAGCACAACAAGCATGACGGTCCTTGATATATCACATGTCGCCACGCTCACGAATGGCATAAAATATAATATAATGAACGGGATAAATTGTTATTGCGGTTGTTTTGATGGTGGAGATTGTATTGCTGAGAGTCTGGTGAATTATCCAAATGGCGGATGCATCGCCTCAATTCTGAATTCCCGATATGGGCTTGGCTATCCACCGGCACTTGGTCCATCTGAACAACTCGACCTTGAATTATTCAAGAATTTTATTTTTGGTAAACCTGAATTCGGTGTTGCACTTGCCGGTGCCAAGGATTATCTGCGCAACCTTGCAATGAGCCAGGCACCAACGCGTTGGTGTGTATATGAACTGACCCTTTTCGGCGACCCCGAGCTTCGCATTTATACCCAGAATCCAAGAACATTGACAGTGAGCCATTTAAGTTCGATAACTGCGGGTCCACAAAACTTTAGGGTTACAGTGGCGATATCTGGACAACCCCTTAAAAATGCCCTTGTCTGCGCAATGAAAGGAACAGAAGTATATGCAACCGGCAGGACGAATTCCGCGGGCTGGGTTGATTTGTTTGTGAATCCAACCACGAATGGAACTATGAATGTCACAGTCACTGCCCCTGATTGTAAACCCTATGAGGGGACCTGTTCGGTCTCTGGAAGCTCATCTCAACCCTGTATTCTTTATCAATCAAACAGAATATTTGACGAGAACGGAAACAATAATGGCAAACTCGATCCTGGTGAAACCGTGAGATTAAGGGTTATGTTGAAAAATCTTGGTAATGTAAATGCAACGAATGTTTCAGGAACATTGCGCACCTCAAATCCTTTTATCACCTTGATAGATTCAATCTCTTACTATGGTCTAATTTCCGTTAATGATAGTGCGGGCGGAGACTCATTTATATTATCTGTTTCCCCTAATGCACCACAGGGGACTGAAGTTGAATTTCTTATTAATGCAACATCAAACCAGGGGAACTGGACACCATTCTTCCAAGAAATGGTAGGGAGACCACCAGAGCCGCGGCGGATATGGGCAGACCATGACACCGGCGTCTGCGCATTCACCGTAACAACGAACGGGAGTTTTGGAACGACCTATCCTTACGGTGAAGGTTCGGGATTCAAATATTCTAAACTTGCATCTTATGGTTGTCTTTACTATGCAAGTATGGTCTGCGGAACCGACCCTTCTTATATCGTTGATAGATTTTATGGACCACCGAATTCTTCAACGATTAATCAGGATTTCAAAATCCTTGATACCCTGAGACCTTTGATTCCACCATTAAAGGCTGAAGAAGAATATGTTGCCTGGTATAGCGATTCCGGTCACCCTACTCCTAAGGGATTGATAATCAAGCAATGGAGTCTGGCACTTTCCCATCCGGGCTATGACGACTGGGTGATTGTTTGTTTCTATTACTATAATTATGGGGCAAACCCCCTGAATAATTTTTATTCCGGGATGATGTTTGACTTTGATGTTTATAATACCACGAATAACATTGTGCGCTCGGACAGTTTGAGAAGATTCGTTTATATCTTCCGTTCCACAAGTTCCCAGAAGCCGACAGTGGGGATAAGAATCCTTGAACCCAAAGTTGCTAAAAACCTATCTGCCATCAACCATTCTCAATATGTCACACCTGCTACGATGATGTCCGAAGTCGTTAAGGATAGTTTTCTTACCGGGAAAAAGAAGGTACCGAGCGGTTCTACTTCAACGAATTATACAATCATTGCGTCCACCGGTCCATTCAATATTCCTGTCGGTCAATATTGCCGGATTGCCTATGCGATTGTCGGAGGTGATGATACTACCAAAGCCAAGGTAAATTCCGACAGTGCCCAGTCCTGGTGGGATAGATTTGTGGGAATGGAGGAGGCAGAACAAGGGAGAGTGAATTACAGGATGTTTTCACTGGATGTTTATCCAAACCCAATTATGGAATCAATTAATATCCGTTACCGGGTGGGAAGCCGTGAGCGTGTGAAGGTAGACCTTTACGATCCAGCAGGAAGGTTGGTTGATGAGATATATTCGGGCGTCCTGGACGGCGTTGGATTTTTGCATTATAAACCAAAACGACTGGCTGAGGGCGTTTATTTTGTCTCCTGGGAGACTGCAGAGAAAAGGCTGCTGAAAAAGGTGGTTTATCTCCGGTAATCCTGCCCTGGTGCTTTAATCATTTTTTGCTCCAACAAGATAAAATTTTTGCAGGAACCAGGTTCTTATGTTGGATAGGGTGGTTCTCCAATGATTCATACCAGATCATGGATTTCTGATAATTTATTAATTGGTGGTTAATACTACTTACTCGCGGTCCTTATATGGGCAGGTCAGAGATTGACCTGCCCATATAATTTTCTAATGAACGATGATCAACCTCTTGATCTGCTTGCTGTCCGAGGTTTCAAGCATTACAAAATAGACACCGGATGGAATGGAATTTTCTATCTTCCATGTTATTTCATGGTTTCCTGGTTCTTTTTGACCATTAAATATTGTACCCATCAACCTGCCCGATATATCAAATAATTTTAAGTTAATCGTTGTTTTTTGGAATATGTGAAATTGTATTGCTACCTTATCGGATGCAGGATTTGGCACCATTCTTACAAGTGGTGTTTTTGATTCCAAACCGGATTTCTCTTTTTCTTCAATACCCACCTCTATATTCATCCCACCGGTTACCACCAGAGCGTATGGTTGTTTAGGATAGGGAATGTTCTGGGCACTCACCCTTATCGTCCAGATGCCTCTTCTGGGGGTATTTATCCGGCAGACTTCTTCGACATTCCGGTTATCGTAATTGGCTGGATTGGTTACCGATTCTCCATTTGACATCTGATTACCACGATAATAGGTTCCATAAGGATTGGTCATCTGAAGATTCAGGTCATTAACAATATTTGGATTAGTTCCCACTGCGGCTGCGGTATCAGTCCAGACCAGGGCACATCTTAAAGCGAGAGTGGAATCATAGACATTTATGTAATATTCTTTATATTGTCCTGTGGTCAACCCTGATGTATCATCCCAGAATGCAAGTCTTCGGGTGTCACCAGCAAAATAAAGGACACTGTCTATATCAACTCTGCCAAAGCCGATATTGGAATCAGGGACGATATAAGTTCCAACATTAGGATCCGCGGAGACGATTAACATCGCCCGAATCAGTGCCGCGCTGATATAGCCAAGGGTATCATTTGGATTGGGACTACCTGATGGATACCAGCCCTGCTTGAGATACTGCCTTATTAAACCTGCAGAGGCATTACATGCCGGAGTCGCCATGCTTGTGCCACTGAGGGTTTTATAATTCGAAGTTGTTCCTCCATCTACCGACACTATATTCTGTCCGGGTGTGCAAACCGTTGGTTTGACCCTTAAATCAAGGGTTGGACCCCTTGAGGAAAATGAAGCAATTTGATTTGATGATGTGCCGTTCTGGAGGGCACCGACAGCGACAACATTCTTAGCATAGGCCGCATGTGTGATCGTGCGATATGTGGGACCATTATTACCAGCAGCAAAGATATCTAAGAAATCTTTATGCTGCCAGTGATAGGCATCAGAGAATGCATCACGGTCAATGTAACCAGTGCCGGTTCTACCCCAGGATGCTGAATGCTGGCGCATCGGGAAGATGGGGTCGTTGTAGAACATATTATAAAGAGGGGTGAGGTCAGTGGGTGTGACCAGACTACCTGAGGCATTGGCGATATCAACAAAGAATAATCGGGCTTTGTAGGCAATCCCGTCATTTACATTGGTTCCACCATTTATCGAATCATCACCAGCAATCGTGCCACCAACATGACTCCCGTGGTATGTCGAACCTACATCACCGAACGCAGCACCGCTTAAGAGAAGATAAGCAACAATCTTACGATGGGATGCAAAATGTCCGGAATCAGATATGGGAATTCCGGTGTGACTATAAGCGATATGGGTTGTTGTTATCCCTGAATCAGAAAAGCCAAGGATCATATTCTGACCGCGGATGCCCTTGTGCCATACCCGGCGACCTACTGTGTCCGGAGGCACCGATGATTTCCAGCCTGTCTGGCATACCCACTGGGAATTTGCGTTCATTAATTCATCTGGTGTCCAGGGAACGATTGCAAGGACCTCAGGTATTTGTGCTATCTTATAAACAAGGGATAAATCATACTCAGCCCGGACAAGTTTTCCTATTTCACTGACTGAAAAGTCCAATATCTTTGCTCCAGTTTTTGCAATGTCTTCAAGGGTTTTGTTCAGGTCAGCATCAGGATATAACTGAATACTGATTATGCCCTTACCACGCGCATTGAGTAGGTCTATGTTAATCTTATAAGCAGGATGGAATAGTCCAATCCAGTGAACATATGGCAGGGATTTTATCACATTTAACTGCTCCTTGTCTGCTTTAACGAGATAAGCATAATTGGGCCAGTATGCATAAATCTTGATACCAATTGCTTGTAGTTTTTCCTTCCATTCGGTATATATTGGACCGGTAAACTGAATGAGGTAGTAAGAATAGTTCGGCTCGTCTTTAGCCCTGAGATGATTGGGGATATCTGGTTCACCGAATCTGGTATCAAAGGAGAAGCCATTTTCCATACCGATGATTGTTGCATTTTCAATAGGTTCTGGTGTGAAATATCCGATGAGAGGCTCAGTGAGATTTTTACCCGTGGTAAGGTTCAGACAAAACAGGGCAACAAGGATACATCGCATCATACCTCCTTTTTGAGAGTATGATAATTAAATTTTTGATAATGTCAATACTTCATTACTCTGCACCTACTCCACTTCAATTCTTGGACTGGCGATTGATTATCACTAAAGGAGTCTTTGAATATTTGCAGATTTACTGGACCTAAAGAAGGCATTCTATAAAAATGGAGTGGATTCAGCTAAAGCACTCTGTATTCTTTTCGGGTTTGAAACTTAAATTTGCGATATATACCCTATTATAACGATTTCCTGACCTAAAATTGCTAACTAATTTCTTAGAATCTTGGTTCCTATTTCTTCTAAAATTTTTTCTGCGTGTTTAATGGCAGTTTTAGTGTTTCCTGCCATTTCGGTTAGGGAAAATACTTTTATTACTCCGTATTTTTTAAAATTAAGATTGTGGTCATAATCGCCGCAGATTATGATTACCGGTCTTTGATATTTCTTACATAAGTTTATTATTCTGCCGGTTGCCTTGCCAGAGAAGGTTGTTTTATCAATTTTGCCTTCCCCGGTGATCACCAAATCCGCATTTTTAATCTTTTTGTCCAAATTAAAGATTTTTTCGAAATAATCAAACCCTGAAACTATTTTTGCATTCAAAATTGCATACATTCCACCTGCTATCCCACCTGCAGCACCCGCACCCTTGATATCATCAAGATTTATTTTGTATTGATTTAAAATTATTTTTTTGAAATTTTTTAATGCCCGTTGAATCAATGGCAGGTCTTTTTCTTTTGCGCCTTTTTGTTTTGCATATACAATCGCACCTTTTTTGCCCGTGAGGGGATTAGCAACATCAGCGAGGATTATAAATTCAATAGACTTCTTTAATGAATTTATTGCAGCGTCATCGATTTTTTTTAATTTCAAAACTCCTGAACAAGTTAATTCCACTGGTTTTGAATTTCTATCAAGGAATTTTACCCCGAGGGCTGATAATGCTCCAATTCCGCAGTCTATCGTTCCGCTGTCGCCTACACCAATAATAATTTTTTTAGAACCCCTTTTTATACTATCCCTAATCAAATCACCGACACCAATGGTCGTGGTGTTTAACGGATTTCTTGAATTTTCGGGTATTAGATGTAAACCTGCAGCCTGGGCAAGTTCAATGATCGCCAGTTTTTTATTCTTGATAATACTGTATTTTGTCTTATTTTTTTTGCCGAGAGGATCGGTGACCACGCAGGTGATATATCTTCCCTTAAAATGTTTTGTGATTATATCCAGAGTGCCGATGCCACCATCAGCGATCGGGGTTGTATTTATTATTATATCTCTATACACCTTCTTCATGCAACGGGCAATGGTCCGTGCTATATCTATGGAAGTGATTGAGCCTTTGAAGCTCGCTGGAGCAATGAGGACTTTCATGTA
This genomic stretch from candidate division WOR-3 bacterium harbors:
- a CDS encoding C25 family cysteine peptidase, which codes for MRLKPFWGLMIPFFLFSGVLTHELKFDETGLVTTKIDNYDLISLAGSSTTMERGAPILPVVPFYFLIPPDAKVRSVKTISLETEELPGTFLLYPGQVVRPFSFKGPREFIPPDPVLYSSSIPYPAEVIEEIPDGCLAGFRIAGINVYPLQYIGASKKLLLHKRIRIEIYYDEGVYEPIRLLPSQIELFSEAVSKIVANPEMVHLWKPTAQDLRGNEVDYLIITSPSLKSNWNALVSWKIKKGIRTRVLGTDSIYAQYPGRDNQEKIRNCIKDYWQNKGLKYVLLGGDDFIVPDRKTRLVIEESTITGDIPTDMYYADLQWSWDGNNNNLFGEMQDTVDLFFDLFVGRAPVDNVTNINTFIHKDTMFEKHPDTTYLQKLLLPSTMLFNPYHGRVINNLIYSYYPTTWRRSRLEDPGSNAVRDSLNVGYQLCHVSAHGSTTSMTVLDISHVATLTNGIKYNIMNGINCYCGCFDGGDCIAESLVNYPNGGCIASILNSRYGLGYPPALGPSEQLDLELFKNFIFGKPEFGVALAGAKDYLRNLAMSQAPTRWCVYELTLFGDPELRIYTQNPRTLTVSHLSSITAGPQNFRVTVAISGQPLKNALVCAMKGTEVYATGRTNSAGWVDLFVNPTTNGTMNVTVTAPDCKPYEGTCSVSGSSSQPCILYQSNRIFDENGNNNGKLDPGETVRLRVMLKNLGNVNATNVSGTLRTSNPFITLIDSISYYGLISVNDSAGGDSFILSVSPNAPQGTEVEFLINATSNQGNWTPFFQEMVGRPPEPRRIWADHDTGVCAFTVTTNGSFGTTYPYGEGSGFKYSKLASYGCLYYASMVCGTDPSYIVDRFYGPPNSSTINQDFKILDTLRPLIPPLKAEEEYVAWYSDSGHPTPKGLIIKQWSLALSHPGYDDWVIVCFYYYNYGANPLNNFYSGMMFDFDVYNTTNNIVRSDSLRRFVYIFRSTSSQKPTVGIRILEPKVAKNLSAINHSQYVTPATMMSEVVKDSFLTGKKKVPSGSTSTNYTIIASTGPFNIPVGQYCRIAYAIVGGDDTTKAKVNSDSAQSWWDRFVGMEEAEQGRVNYRMFSLDVYPNPIMESINIRYRVGSRERVKVDLYDPAGRLVDEIYSGVLDGVGFLHYKPKRLAEGVYFVSWETAEKRLLKKVVYLR
- a CDS encoding glycerate kinase, with the translated sequence MKVLIAPASFKGSITSIDIARTIARCMKKVYRDIIINTTPIADGGIGTLDIITKHFKGRYITCVVTDPLGKKNKTKYSIIKNKKLAIIELAQAAGLHLIPENSRNPLNTTTIGVGDLIRDSIKRGSKKIIIGVGDSGTIDCGIGALSALGVKFLDRNSKPVELTCSGVLKLKKIDDAAINSLKKSIEFIILADVANPLTGKKGAIVYAKQKGAKEKDLPLIQRALKNFKKIILNQYKINLDDIKGAGAAGGIAGGMYAILNAKIVSGFDYFEKIFNLDKKIKNADLVITGEGKIDKTTFSGKATGRIINLCKKYQRPVIIICGDYDHNLNFKKYGVIKVFSLTEMAGNTKTAIKHAEKILEEIGTKILRN
- a CDS encoding S8 family serine peptidase; the protein is MRCILVALFCLNLTTGKNLTEPLIGYFTPEPIENATIIGMENGFSFDTRFGEPDIPNHLRAKDEPNYSYYLIQFTGPIYTEWKEKLQAIGIKIYAYWPNYAYLVKADKEQLNVIKSLPYVHWIGLFHPAYKINIDLLNARGKGIISIQLYPDADLNKTLEDIAKTGAKILDFSVSEIGKLVRAEYDLSLVYKIAQIPEVLAIVPWTPDELMNANSQWVCQTGWKSSVPPDTVGRRVWHKGIRGQNMILGFSDSGITTTHIAYSHTGIPISDSGHFASHRKIVAYLLLSGAAFGDVGSTYHGSHVGGTIAGDDSINGGTNVNDGIAYKARLFFVDIANASGSLVTPTDLTPLYNMFYNDPIFPMRQHSASWGRTGTGYIDRDAFSDAYHWQHKDFLDIFAAGNNGPTYRTITHAAYAKNVVAVGALQNGTSSNQIASFSSRGPTLDLRVKPTVCTPGQNIVSVDGGTTSNYKTLSGTSMATPACNASAGLIRQYLKQGWYPSGSPNPNDTLGYISAALIRAMLIVSADPNVGTYIVPDSNIGFGRVDIDSVLYFAGDTRRLAFWDDTSGLTTGQYKEYYINVYDSTLALRCALVWTDTAAAVGTNPNIVNDLNLQMTNPYGTYYRGNQMSNGESVTNPANYDNRNVEEVCRINTPRRGIWTIRVSAQNIPYPKQPYALVVTGGMNIEVGIEEKEKSGLESKTPLVRMVPNPASDKVAIQFHIFQKTTINLKLFDISGRLMGTIFNGQKEPGNHEITWKIENSIPSGVYFVMLETSDSKQIKRLIIVH